The uncultured Roseibium sp. genome contains a region encoding:
- a CDS encoding aromatic ring-hydroxylating dioxygenase subunit alpha → MDAEARARDLLNRQRPGYSLDQAFYVDPDLFALDLERIHYRDWLYAIPTCAVPKPGSYVNHRVGAYGLMIVRGQDGQIRAFHNTCRHRGSIICKGASGHVPKLVCPYHQWTYELDGRLLWARDMGGDFDPAAHGLKPIHCRDLAGLVYICLADQAPDFDTFADLATPYLAPHDLGNAKIAHQSTIIENGNWKLVWENNRECYHCGGNHPALCRTFPDDPAVTGIEEGDMPPALAAHFDRCEAASLPSRFHLSADGRYRLTRAPLKAGAKSYTMSGGTAVRRWLGRVPFDDAGTLMKFHYPTTWNHFLPDHSITFRVTPIDATHTEVQTTWLVNKDAVEGVDYDLKTLTEVWIETNDEDRRVVEDNQIGVNSPAYEPGPYSVLQESGVSQFVDWYCDTLGARLSPLQVAAE, encoded by the coding sequence ATGGACGCAGAGGCCAGAGCACGTGACCTTCTGAACCGGCAAAGGCCGGGCTATTCCCTCGATCAGGCATTTTATGTCGATCCGGACCTTTTCGCGCTGGATCTTGAGCGGATCCATTACCGCGACTGGCTTTATGCCATCCCGACCTGCGCGGTTCCGAAACCGGGCAGTTACGTCAACCATCGTGTCGGCGCCTACGGCTTGATGATCGTGCGCGGTCAGGACGGGCAGATTCGCGCCTTCCACAACACCTGCCGGCATCGGGGATCGATTATCTGCAAGGGCGCCTCGGGGCACGTGCCGAAACTGGTCTGTCCCTATCACCAATGGACCTACGAACTGGACGGGCGCCTGCTCTGGGCGCGGGACATGGGCGGTGATTTCGACCCGGCCGCCCACGGCCTCAAGCCGATCCACTGCCGTGACCTCGCAGGCCTGGTTTACATCTGCCTGGCCGATCAGGCTCCGGATTTCGACACGTTCGCCGACCTTGCCACCCCCTATCTGGCCCCCCATGATCTGGGTAACGCAAAGATCGCCCATCAGAGTACGATCATCGAGAACGGCAACTGGAAGCTGGTCTGGGAGAACAACCGCGAATGCTACCATTGCGGCGGCAACCATCCGGCGCTCTGCCGAACCTTCCCCGACGACCCTGCCGTGACGGGGATTGAGGAGGGCGACATGCCTCCAGCTTTGGCAGCGCATTTCGACCGGTGCGAAGCCGCAAGCCTGCCCTCGCGGTTCCATCTGTCGGCGGACGGCCGCTACAGGCTGACGCGCGCGCCGCTGAAGGCCGGCGCCAAAAGCTACACGATGAGCGGCGGAACCGCCGTCCGGCGCTGGTTGGGACGTGTTCCGTTCGACGATGCCGGGACGCTCATGAAGTTCCACTATCCCACCACCTGGAACCACTTCCTGCCGGACCATTCCATCACCTTCCGGGTGACGCCCATCGACGCCACCCACACCGAGGTGCAGACCACATGGCTGGTGAACAAGGATGCGGTCGAAGGCGTAGACTACGACCTCAAGACCCTCACCGAGGTCTGGATCGAAACCAATGACGAGGATCGCCGCGTGGTCGAGGACAACCAGATCGGTGTCAATTCGCCCGCCTATGAGCCCGGTCCCTATTCCGTCCTTCAGGAAAGCGGGGTCAGCCAATTCGTGGACTGGTATTGCGACACTCTGGGCGCGCGGTTGTCACCGCTGCAGGTGGCAGCGGAATGA
- a CDS encoding biotin/lipoyl-containing protein, with amino-acid sequence MQQLTYQDVLTILRLIDSGPFSRFEVEFEGTKLAVSRAASPSGAAPAEAPGALSAKTESAAPASAEAKQAVETTSPSAGQTSAAQAGDFPDSWAVRSPMAGTFYAAPSPGAPPFVDVGTTVGKADQLGSVEVMKLFTAIRAPFAGTVRAIAVANEELVEKDGLIMWIEPADESNGNK; translated from the coding sequence ATGCAACAACTGACCTATCAGGATGTCCTGACGATCCTCCGCCTCATCGATTCCGGACCGTTCTCGCGGTTTGAAGTCGAGTTCGAGGGAACCAAGCTCGCAGTGAGCCGTGCGGCGTCCCCCTCCGGCGCCGCACCCGCCGAAGCGCCGGGCGCACTTTCGGCCAAGACCGAAAGTGCCGCTCCGGCGTCGGCGGAAGCAAAACAGGCTGTAGAGACAACGAGCCCGTCGGCTGGGCAAACGTCTGCAGCGCAGGCCGGAGATTTCCCCGATTCGTGGGCCGTTCGCTCACCAATGGCGGGCACGTTCTACGCCGCGCCTTCTCCGGGTGCGCCGCCGTTTGTGGACGTGGGCACGACGGTCGGCAAGGCCGATCAACTCGGATCGGTGGAAGTCATGAAGCTCTTCACCGCCATCCGGGCGCCCTTCGCCGGGACTGTCCGCGCAATCGCGGTCGCCAACGAGGAACTTGTCGAGAAGGACGGGCTGATCATGTGGATCGAACCGGCCGACGAGTCGAACGGAAACAAGTAA
- a CDS encoding 2Fe-2S iron-sulfur cluster-binding protein has protein sequence MRVPQPTISHPVQVWDGTEMLECVSVIPEAPDVASFCFQSPTGALFSYVPGQFLTLELPVPGGPLYRTYTISSSPSRPMSVSVTVKAQKGSIGTRWMLDNLQPGMRIRASAPAGTFSSHHHPSEKYLFISAGSGITPMISMTTWMFDLGRPADVVFVNCARRPSEIIFRQRLEHMASRFPEIDLKFVVEETDRYQPWTGYQGTFNQLMLGLMAPDYLEREVFCCGPEPFMQAVREALTGLGFPMERYHQESFHPSLAEEVANPVEGDVVPDEAAPAEVAFALSGVTQTCAETDTILATARTAGLNIPSGCTFGVCGTCKIKKVSGQVHMVHNGGITDEDIEAGYVLACCSHPIGKVEVEA, from the coding sequence ATGAGGGTGCCGCAGCCAACGATCTCCCATCCGGTGCAGGTGTGGGACGGGACCGAGATGCTCGAATGCGTCTCGGTCATTCCGGAGGCACCCGATGTGGCGAGCTTCTGCTTCCAGTCGCCCACCGGCGCCCTGTTTTCCTATGTGCCGGGGCAGTTCCTGACCTTGGAATTGCCCGTGCCGGGCGGACCGCTCTACCGGACCTATACGATTTCCTCCTCGCCGTCGCGGCCGATGTCCGTCTCGGTCACGGTGAAGGCACAGAAGGGCAGCATTGGCACCCGCTGGATGCTGGACAATCTGCAGCCGGGGATGCGGATCCGCGCCTCGGCTCCTGCCGGGACCTTTTCCAGCCATCACCACCCGTCGGAAAAATACCTCTTCATCTCCGCCGGCTCCGGCATCACGCCGATGATATCGATGACCACCTGGATGTTCGACCTGGGTCGTCCCGCCGACGTGGTCTTCGTCAACTGCGCGCGCCGTCCGTCGGAAATCATCTTTCGCCAGCGGCTGGAGCACATGGCGAGCCGGTTCCCGGAAATCGACCTGAAATTCGTGGTTGAGGAGACCGACCGCTATCAGCCCTGGACCGGCTATCAGGGCACGTTCAACCAGTTGATGCTGGGCCTGATGGCGCCCGACTACCTGGAGCGTGAGGTCTTCTGTTGCGGGCCGGAACCTTTCATGCAGGCAGTACGGGAAGCCTTGACGGGCCTTGGCTTCCCAATGGAGCGTTATCATCAGGAAAGCTTCCACCCCTCGTTGGCCGAAGAAGTCGCCAACCCGGTTGAAGGCGATGTTGTTCCCGACGAGGCGGCTCCTGCGGAGGTCGCCTTCGCGCTCTCAGGTGTGACCCAGACCTGCGCCGAGACCGACACCATCCTCGCTACCGCGCGAACGGCCGGATTGAACATTCCCTCCGGCTGCACCTTCGGCGTCTGCGGCACCTGCAAGATCAAGAAGGTCTCGGGCCAGGTGCATATGGTGCACAACGGCGGCATCACCGACGAGGATATCGAGGCAGGCTACGTTCTGGCCTGCTGTTCCCATCCGATCGGAAAGGTGGAAGTGGAGGCCTGA
- a CDS encoding C4-dicarboxylate TRAP transporter substrate-binding protein, with protein sequence MSRMMKLAALTCGCLVAGMAAASATTLRFSDYGPNRGARAEALQWYADQIKERSAGDLEIQFFWGGSLLGGKATLKGVGDGVADLGTVIGFFTPREMRAYNIGDLPVNNSDIWVGLRSMYALSTENETMKQEFAKANVRYLTNYSTGPIQLICNEEITSLDQLKDAKVRASGPYGDTLRSLGVDVVGMSQADVYQALDSGLIDCNQNYYYSMLAYKQYEVAQHVLELNWGQNMSFGVAINDRTYASLSDKQRQVLDEVSSDFEDYLAQKMIETDTTAKSRMVDGIDGKKITVTTLSPADEKTLIEASATAIDAWVSAAKEEGVDSEALLSDYRELIGKYAKEQKDSGYPWTR encoded by the coding sequence ATGTCTCGAATGATGAAGCTTGCCGCATTGACCTGCGGATGCCTGGTCGCCGGAATGGCAGCCGCCAGCGCCACGACGCTCCGGTTTTCCGACTACGGGCCGAACCGCGGCGCGCGTGCGGAGGCGTTGCAATGGTATGCCGATCAGATCAAGGAACGGTCTGCCGGCGACCTGGAGATCCAGTTTTTCTGGGGCGGATCGCTGCTCGGCGGCAAGGCAACGCTGAAAGGTGTCGGCGACGGGGTGGCCGATCTCGGGACCGTCATCGGCTTCTTCACGCCGCGCGAGATGCGCGCCTACAATATCGGTGACCTTCCGGTCAACAACAGCGACATCTGGGTCGGCCTGCGCTCCATGTACGCGCTTTCGACCGAAAACGAGACGATGAAGCAGGAATTCGCGAAGGCAAACGTTCGTTACCTGACGAACTACAGCACCGGGCCGATTCAGCTCATCTGCAATGAGGAGATTACCAGTCTCGATCAGCTCAAGGACGCCAAGGTGCGCGCCTCCGGCCCCTATGGCGATACGCTGCGCAGCCTGGGCGTCGACGTGGTCGGCATGAGCCAGGCGGACGTCTATCAGGCGCTCGATTCCGGCCTGATCGACTGTAACCAGAATTATTATTACTCGATGCTCGCCTACAAGCAGTACGAAGTCGCGCAGCACGTGCTCGAGCTGAACTGGGGCCAGAACATGTCCTTCGGCGTGGCGATCAACGACCGCACCTATGCCTCGTTGTCCGACAAGCAGCGCCAGGTGCTGGACGAGGTCTCTTCCGACTTCGAAGACTATCTCGCGCAAAAGATGATCGAGACGGACACGACCGCGAAATCCAGGATGGTCGATGGCATCGACGGCAAGAAAATCACGGTCACGACCCTGTCGCCGGCTGATGAAAAGACGTTGATTGAAGCCAGTGCCACGGCCATCGACGCCTGGGTTTCGGCCGCCAAGGAAGAGGGTGTTGACTCCGAGGCCCTGCTGTCCGACTACCGCGAACTCATTGGCAAGTACGCGAAAGAACAGAAGGACTCCGGATATCCATGGACCCGGTAA
- a CDS encoding MFS transporter gives MQTPHARSEHLAPALVRLLAVGAGAAVANSYYNQAFVGYLAADFGLAAGAAAIVPVLTQGGNALGVLFLAPLGDRLERKSLILATIGALVIALIGGGIAPGFAWLALASLAVGLFATVAQQIVPLAVHLAPPTGRGRVLGTVTGGILIGILLARTISGAISDLWGWPYVFWFAAMLMIIIGAALAVWLPRVPPTTDMSYPRLLGSLWTLVRTHRVLRRAVAVQFLIFAAFIGFWSTLALVLAEPPYRLGGTAVGLLALVGVAGALAAPIAGSFADRRGPAVVVSVGAGLVVLAFVLFGLWQGSLIGLVVGILVMDLAVQSSQVANQTRVYALDPTARSRLNTVFMATMLLGGAVGAGLGGAAFSAWGWSGTCAFGAISSALALGLSLRS, from the coding sequence ATGCAAACACCTCACGCCCGATCCGAACACTTGGCGCCCGCCCTTGTCCGCCTTCTTGCGGTCGGGGCAGGTGCCGCCGTCGCAAACAGTTATTACAATCAGGCCTTTGTCGGTTATCTCGCCGCCGACTTCGGTCTGGCGGCTGGAGCCGCGGCCATCGTGCCGGTCCTGACCCAAGGCGGCAACGCGCTCGGCGTGCTGTTCCTGGCGCCGCTCGGCGATCGGCTGGAACGCAAGTCCCTCATTCTCGCAACGATCGGCGCCCTGGTGATCGCACTGATCGGCGGCGGCATTGCGCCCGGCTTTGCATGGCTTGCGCTGGCCAGCCTGGCCGTCGGCCTGTTCGCCACGGTCGCGCAGCAGATCGTTCCCCTTGCCGTGCACCTGGCCCCACCCACGGGGCGCGGACGCGTTCTCGGCACGGTCACGGGTGGCATCCTGATCGGCATCCTGCTCGCCCGAACCATCAGCGGCGCGATCTCGGACCTCTGGGGCTGGCCTTATGTGTTCTGGTTCGCGGCGATGCTGATGATCATCATCGGCGCGGCGCTGGCCGTCTGGCTACCCCGCGTCCCGCCGACGACCGACATGAGCTATCCGCGCCTGCTCGGTTCCTTGTGGACACTGGTGCGCACGCACCGCGTTCTTCGGCGGGCGGTCGCGGTGCAGTTCCTGATCTTTGCCGCCTTTATCGGGTTTTGGTCGACCCTCGCCCTGGTGCTGGCGGAACCGCCCTATCGGCTTGGCGGCACCGCGGTCGGCCTTCTGGCGCTCGTCGGTGTGGCCGGCGCGCTCGCGGCGCCGATTGCCGGTAGCTTCGCGGACCGGCGCGGGCCGGCCGTGGTCGTCTCGGTCGGCGCAGGCCTCGTCGTGCTCGCCTTCGTCCTCTTCGGGCTTTGGCAAGGCTCTCTCATCGGCCTGGTCGTCGGCATCCTGGTGATGGACCTTGCGGTCCAGTCCTCGCAGGTCGCCAACCAGACGCGCGTCTATGCGCTCGACCCGACCGCCCGCAGCCGGCTCAACACCGTGTTCATGGCAACCATGCTGCTTGGCGGCGCGGTCGGGGCGGGGCTTGGCGGCGCCGCCTTTTCCGCCTGGGGCTGGAGCGGCACATGCGCGTTCGGCGCGATCTCCAGCGCCCTGGCGCTCGGGCTGTCGCTGAGATCCTAG
- a CDS encoding acetyl-CoA hydrolase/transferase family protein, protein MTSTRIQNQSLRARIMSAEDAAALIQPSTTIGMSGFTGSGYPKSVPMALARRIEDEHAAGNPFRVRIWTGASTGPELDGALAKADGIEFRLPYNSDPVAREKINNGEMHYFDMHLSQVAPMAWQGFLGPLDTAVVEISGITPDGSLIPSSSIGNNKTWLDQAKQIILEVNSWQSEALNGMHDIYYGTALPPHRKPIPLERPDDRIGQAHFQVDPDKIVAIVETDAPDRNLPFADPDDVATAIAGHLLDFFAHEVKVGRLPQELLPLQSGVGNVTNAVLAGLMDAPFSNMTAYTEVIQDGMLDLLEAGKLRMASATAFSLSPDAAERFNREASHFRDKLILRPQEISNHPELVRRLGCLAMNGLIEADIYGNVNSTHVMGSRIQNGIGGSGDFARNAYVSIFMTPSTAKGGKISAIVPQASHVDHASQDVQVIVTEQGIADLRGLSPKQRAETIIANCAHPTYRPMLQDYYDRARRTSFGQHAPNILSEALSWHQRYVETGSMLPTGS, encoded by the coding sequence GTGACGAGTACCCGAATTCAGAATCAGAGCTTACGCGCGCGGATCATGAGTGCAGAGGATGCCGCCGCGCTCATCCAACCTTCCACGACGATCGGGATGAGCGGATTCACCGGTTCCGGCTATCCGAAATCCGTGCCGATGGCTCTGGCGCGGCGGATCGAGGACGAACATGCGGCGGGCAATCCGTTTCGCGTGAGGATCTGGACGGGGGCGTCGACGGGGCCAGAGCTCGACGGGGCACTGGCCAAGGCGGATGGCATCGAATTCCGTCTGCCCTACAATTCAGATCCGGTTGCCCGCGAAAAGATCAATAACGGCGAGATGCACTATTTCGATATGCATCTGAGCCAGGTCGCTCCGATGGCATGGCAGGGGTTTCTCGGCCCGCTCGACACCGCGGTCGTCGAGATTTCCGGCATCACCCCGGATGGGTCCCTGATCCCGTCCTCCTCGATCGGCAACAACAAGACCTGGCTGGATCAGGCGAAACAGATCATTCTGGAGGTGAACAGCTGGCAGAGCGAAGCGCTGAACGGGATGCACGACATCTATTACGGCACGGCCCTGCCGCCGCACCGCAAGCCGATCCCGCTGGAGCGCCCGGACGACCGGATCGGCCAGGCGCATTTCCAGGTCGATCCGGACAAGATCGTTGCCATCGTCGAGACCGATGCGCCCGACCGCAACCTGCCCTTCGCCGATCCCGACGACGTGGCCACCGCCATTGCGGGGCATCTGCTGGATTTCTTCGCCCATGAGGTGAAGGTCGGCCGGTTGCCGCAAGAGCTGCTGCCGCTGCAGTCGGGCGTGGGCAATGTCACCAACGCGGTGCTGGCCGGCCTGATGGATGCGCCTTTCAGCAACATGACCGCCTATACCGAGGTGATCCAGGACGGGATGCTCGATCTGCTGGAAGCCGGCAAGCTGCGCATGGCATCGGCGACCGCCTTCTCGCTCAGCCCCGATGCGGCGGAACGCTTCAACCGGGAGGCCTCGCACTTCAGGGACAAGCTGATCCTGCGCCCGCAGGAGATTTCCAACCACCCCGAACTCGTCCGCCGGCTCGGGTGCCTTGCCATGAACGGTCTGATCGAGGCCGACATTTACGGCAATGTGAACTCCACTCATGTCATGGGTTCGCGGATCCAGAACGGGATCGGCGGCTCGGGGGATTTCGCGCGCAACGCCTATGTCTCGATCTTCATGACGCCGTCGACCGCCAAGGGCGGCAAGATCTCCGCCATCGTGCCCCAGGCCTCCCACGTCGATCACGCCAGCCAGGATGTGCAGGTGATCGTGACCGAACAGGGCATCGCCGATCTTCGGGGGTTGAGCCCGAAACAGCGGGCGGAGACGATCATCGCCAACTGCGCCCATCCGACCTATCGTCCCATGCTTCAGGACTATTACGACCGAGCCCGGCGGACATCCTTCGGGCAGCACGCGCCGAACATCCTGAGCGAAGCGCTGTCCTGGCATCAGCGTTATGTGGAGACCGGCTCGATGCTGCCGACAGGCTCCTGA
- a CDS encoding acetyl-CoA carboxylase biotin carboxylase subunit codes for MSLRRVLVANRGEIAVRIIRACKAEGIETVVAVSEADRNSLAAQMAGRAVCIGPSPSNKSYLKIDTIVAAALGTQCDAVHPGYGFLAENSRLAQRCADYGVRFIGPDANTILEMGDKIRARARAKAAGVPVVPGFDDIADYSSAEAAAREMGLPVLLKAAAGGGGRGMQVVRDFADLRSAFETASAEALAAFGNGTLYVERFIGNARHVEVQVMGDRAGNVVHLGERDCTLQRRHQKVVEEGPATHVPADVVDRMHKAAVALAQSVGYENAGTVEFIFDQDTSEFYFLEMNTRIQVEHPVTEMLTGVDLVREQLRVAGGQALSVSQDDIRLSGHVIECRINAENAAEDFRPSPGHIRTWQQPSGDSIRIDTHCFTGSDVPPFYDSLLAKLIVGGPDRPTAIRRALDVLADFEVEGVDTTIPFLKTLLERPEFGSGAVNTRWVETLMNETDLFDDSKSGALSCNN; via the coding sequence ATGAGCCTGCGTCGTGTCCTTGTTGCCAATCGCGGCGAGATTGCCGTGCGCATCATCCGTGCCTGCAAAGCCGAGGGTATTGAGACCGTCGTCGCGGTCTCGGAAGCGGATCGGAATTCGCTGGCCGCACAAATGGCCGGGCGGGCGGTCTGCATCGGTCCGAGCCCGTCGAACAAGAGCTATCTGAAGATCGACACCATCGTCGCCGCCGCCCTGGGCACGCAGTGCGATGCGGTGCATCCCGGTTACGGCTTCCTCGCCGAAAACAGCCGCCTGGCACAGCGCTGCGCGGACTATGGCGTGCGTTTCATCGGCCCCGATGCCAATACGATCCTGGAGATGGGCGACAAGATCCGGGCCCGTGCGCGCGCCAAGGCGGCCGGTGTCCCCGTGGTTCCGGGGTTCGACGACATCGCCGATTACAGCAGTGCGGAAGCGGCCGCCCGGGAGATGGGCCTGCCGGTTCTGCTCAAGGCAGCCGCCGGCGGGGGAGGGCGCGGCATGCAGGTTGTGCGTGATTTCGCCGATCTGCGCTCCGCCTTCGAGACCGCGTCCGCGGAAGCGCTCGCGGCTTTTGGAAACGGAACGCTCTACGTCGAGCGCTTCATCGGCAACGCGCGGCACGTCGAGGTCCAGGTAATGGGCGATCGCGCCGGCAATGTAGTCCATCTCGGCGAGCGCGATTGCACGCTGCAGCGCCGCCATCAGAAGGTCGTGGAGGAAGGCCCGGCCACGCATGTGCCTGCGGACGTCGTCGACCGGATGCACAAGGCGGCCGTCGCGCTGGCCCAAAGTGTCGGATACGAAAACGCCGGTACCGTCGAGTTCATCTTCGATCAGGACACTAGTGAGTTTTATTTCCTTGAAATGAACACCCGCATTCAGGTGGAGCATCCGGTCACCGAAATGCTGACCGGCGTCGACCTCGTGCGCGAGCAACTGCGCGTTGCCGGAGGGCAGGCGCTGTCCGTCAGCCAGGACGACATCCGGCTTTCGGGGCATGTTATCGAGTGCCGGATCAATGCCGAGAATGCGGCGGAGGACTTCCGGCCGTCTCCCGGGCATATCCGGACCTGGCAGCAACCATCCGGTGACTCCATCCGCATCGATACCCATTGCTTCACGGGATCCGATGTCCCGCCATTTTACGACTCCCTGCTCGCCAAACTGATCGTTGGCGGGCCGGATCGTCCGACCGCCATCCGGCGGGCCCTCGACGTGCTCGCCGACTTCGAGGTCGAGGGCGTTGACACCACCATTCCCTTCCTGAAAACACTGCTCGAACGTCCGGAATTCGGCTCAGGCGCAGTCAACACCCGTTGGGTCGAGACCCTGATGAACGAAACCGACTTGTTCGACGACAGCAAATCCGGCGCCCTCTCATGCAACAACTGA
- a CDS encoding LysR substrate-binding domain-containing protein — MTSPVSFSALRTFVEVGRQGSIKHAAQELNVTPGAVSQQVKVLEARFGVPLLERGNREVKLSSHGLRLFARIAPGFELIDAAVQTFDERRPGPRSLVVSTTPSFAACWLTPRLGRFAAQHPEIEIRVDTSVQLADMTSGKVDIALRHGSGDYPGLDAALLLRPQLVAIGSPSLLIDGPLKAPADCLRYPLLQDRDRVDWSTWLEANGIKPARNASKGPSYADDALLIQGAKAGQGLAVVRDVYAAHALAAGTIMIAVDAPVPTKAKYFVVTRPDRLTVPKVAAFRRWILSEAGVV; from the coding sequence ATGACCTCCCCTGTTTCCTTCAGCGCACTGCGCACCTTCGTCGAGGTTGGCCGGCAAGGCAGCATCAAGCACGCGGCGCAGGAACTGAACGTGACGCCCGGAGCCGTGAGCCAGCAGGTCAAGGTGCTGGAAGCGCGTTTCGGCGTCCCGCTGCTCGAACGCGGAAACCGAGAGGTGAAGCTGTCCTCCCACGGACTGCGGCTGTTCGCCAGGATCGCGCCGGGCTTCGAGCTGATCGACGCGGCGGTGCAGACCTTCGACGAACGCCGTCCGGGCCCGCGTTCGCTGGTTGTCAGCACGACGCCGTCCTTTGCCGCGTGCTGGCTGACGCCGCGTCTCGGCCGGTTCGCCGCTCAGCATCCGGAAATCGAGATCCGGGTGGACACCTCCGTGCAGCTCGCGGACATGACAAGCGGCAAGGTCGATATCGCGCTGCGCCACGGGTCCGGCGACTATCCGGGCCTCGATGCCGCCTTGCTGCTCAGGCCACAGCTCGTGGCGATCGGCAGCCCGTCGCTGCTGATCGACGGTCCCTTGAAAGCCCCGGCCGACTGTCTTCGCTACCCGCTCCTGCAGGATCGCGACCGGGTGGACTGGTCGACCTGGCTTGAAGCAAATGGCATCAAGCCGGCCCGCAACGCGTCCAAGGGTCCGAGCTACGCCGACGATGCGCTTTTGATCCAGGGGGCCAAGGCCGGCCAGGGTCTGGCTGTCGTGCGCGATGTCTATGCCGCTCATGCTCTGGCCGCCGGCACCATCATGATCGCCGTCGACGCGCCTGTTCCGACAAAAGCAAAATATTTCGTCGTCACGCGGCCTGACAGACTGACCGTGCCGAAGGTTGCCGCCTTTCGCCGATGGATCCTGAGCGAGGCCGGTGTCGTATAA